A window of Campylobacter cuniculorum DSM 23162 = LMG 24588 contains these coding sequences:
- the dcuC gene encoding C4-dicarboxylate transporter DcuC — MSVVFTLLAVFIVGYYVFKKYNPIFLLLFSGLVLIIFAFYFNGTQIPNSKFPHDSFLNVFLSSFDFITQTFKKELAGVGLIIMSVAGFAAYMKHINASAKLAFLANKPLGKIKNKYLILSGTFVVGMALKIVISSYAGLLLLLLACIYPVLLALKIRPITAVCVLSLIALDYGPKDGNSINMADMVGQKDNVVGLFLNFQLYSVLAYVLVIALLIPFYFAWIDKKDRIKGVLNDEVQTLEIIDPKCPTFYILFPWLPVVFLFATYFLGIKLDVVSANFISITLVFIIEFIRHKDAKKLGEDMMVIFRAMAEIFISVVSIIIAAGVFAQGIKALGGLDLLTQGVLYFSKEGEFAWFAVLLSISVLSFLVYFVTIIMGSGIAAFSAFGKLAPDIAAKLGVAPITLVLPIEIASCLGRAASPIAGGILALAGFAKVSPMDIIKRTTPLLLIAMIINIFVAFYLAKTHAYVEQAKTEVIQTKVKI; from the coding sequence ATGAGCGTTGTTTTTACTCTTTTGGCGGTTTTTATCGTTGGGTATTATGTCTTTAAAAAATACAATCCGATTTTTCTTTTACTTTTTAGCGGTTTGGTTTTAATCATCTTTGCCTTTTATTTTAATGGCACGCAAATTCCCAATTCAAAATTCCCGCACGATAGCTTCTTAAATGTTTTTCTTTCAAGCTTTGATTTTATCACTCAAACTTTTAAAAAAGAACTCGCAGGAGTTGGGCTTATCATAATGAGTGTTGCAGGTTTTGCAGCCTATATGAAACACATCAATGCTTCAGCCAAACTCGCATTTTTAGCTAACAAACCCTTAGGAAAAATAAAAAATAAATATCTTATCTTAAGCGGAACCTTCGTTGTAGGAATGGCTTTAAAAATCGTAATTTCAAGTTATGCGGGTTTGCTCTTGCTTCTTTTAGCCTGTATTTATCCTGTATTACTTGCCTTAAAAATTCGCCCCATCACTGCTGTTTGTGTGCTTTCTTTAATCGCTCTTGATTATGGACCTAAAGATGGAAATTCTATCAATATGGCGGACATGGTTGGACAAAAAGATAATGTTGTCGGGCTTTTTTTAAATTTTCAACTCTACAGCGTTCTTGCTTATGTGCTTGTCATAGCCCTTTTAATTCCATTTTATTTCGCTTGGATAGATAAGAAAGATAGAATCAAAGGTGTTTTAAATGATGAAGTGCAAACTTTAGAAATCATTGACCCTAAATGCCCTACTTTCTATATTTTATTTCCTTGGTTGCCTGTGGTGTTTTTATTTGCCACTTATTTTTTAGGAATCAAACTTGATGTTGTCAGTGCGAATTTTATAAGCATCACTCTTGTTTTTATCATAGAATTTATAAGACACAAAGACGCAAAAAAACTTGGTGAAGATATGATGGTGATTTTTAGGGCTATGGCTGAAATTTTTATCAGTGTTGTCAGTATCATTATTGCTGCGGGAGTTTTTGCTCAAGGCATTAAGGCTTTAGGGGGATTAGACCTTTTAACGCAAGGGGTTTTATATTTTAGCAAAGAGGGTGAATTTGCTTGGTTTGCGGTGCTTTTAAGTATTAGTGTTTTAAGCTTTTTGGTGTATTTTGTTACTATCATTATGGGAAGTGGAATAGCAGCCTTTAGTGCCTTTGGAAAACTTGCTCCGGATATTGCTGCAAAGCTTGGAGTGGCTCCTATCACTTTGGTTTTGCCTATTGAAATCGCTTCTTGTTTAGGACGTGCCGCCTCGCCGATTGCGGGTGGAATTTTAGCTCTGGCAGGTTTTGCAAAAGTTTCACCTATGGATATTATTAAAAGGACAACCCCGCTTTTGCTTATTGCTATGATAATAAACATTTTCGTAGCTTTCTATCTTGCTAAGACACATGCCTATGTGGAACAAGCTAAAACTGAAGTCATTCAAACAAAGGTAAAGATTTAA
- the queC gene encoding 7-cyano-7-deazaguanine synthase QueC, whose protein sequence is MKRALCIMSGGMDSTLCAYLAKKQGFKIIALHFDYRQRTQLKEKECFEKICKDLGVYKSYILNTDLIENIGANALTDTKIPIPKNELGQNEFPITYVPFRNGIFLSIAGALAEKEKCQSIFIGVVEEDGSNYPDCTKKFIKKAQKFINQGTAIKHKISIQTPLIKFKKKDIVSLALKEKVPLELTWSCYENNDLACGECDSCLLRLKGFKQAGFKDKIAYKI, encoded by the coding sequence ATGAAGAGAGCACTTTGCATTATGAGTGGCGGAATGGACAGCACTTTGTGTGCGTATTTGGCTAAAAAACAAGGCTTTAAAATCATTGCTTTGCATTTTGATTACAGACAAAGAACACAGCTTAAAGAAAAAGAATGCTTTGAAAAAATTTGCAAGGATTTGGGGGTTTATAAATCCTATATTTTAAACACAGATTTGATTGAAAATATCGGTGCAAATGCCTTGACAGACACAAAAATTCCTATCCCTAAAAATGAGCTTGGTCAAAATGAATTTCCTATCACTTATGTCCCCTTTCGCAATGGAATTTTTTTAAGTATCGCAGGGGCTTTGGCTGAAAAAGAAAAATGTCAAAGCATTTTTATCGGTGTCGTTGAAGAAGATGGAAGCAATTATCCTGATTGCACTAAAAAATTCATTAAAAAAGCTCAAAAATTCATCAATCAAGGCACAGCCATCAAGCATAAAATTTCTATCCAAACCCCTCTTATCAAATTCAAAAAAAAGGATATCGTTTCACTCGCCTTAAAAGAAAAAGTGCCTTTGGAGCTTACTTGGTCTTGTTATGAGAATAATGATTTAGCTTGTGGAGAATGTGATAGCTGTTTATTGCGTTTAAAAGGCTTTAAACAAGCAGGATTTAAAGATAAAATTGCTTATAAAATATAA
- a CDS encoding HD domain-containing protein — translation MISIELIEHIFKAASISRWNDYPRMTNLVELDKQAHKFIIAYFIAKMEENVDMRVIIEGGIFEFLSRVMVTDIRPDVYHQIVRQKKDKINAWVLNHIGSMVENIDDGEFLKRFENYFNSDAFSKERLILKAASYFATRWEFNIVYQTSTFLSDIDEIKAKVEEELEDYYELIGARKIALNQKIAKIIDLSGRLRFQKRWAQTPRIPETAVLGHMLVVAILGYFYSLKIKACDKRLENNFYCALFHDLPESLTRDIISPVKYGIEGLDEIINEYEIKLINDKILPFIPEKFKTEFSYILGMREDRNKMGHFIKNEFENRTFKNANIELCSGSLNAFNFDEFGAIDGKALKYCDKLAAFIEAGLSISYGVKSKELESGFMDMFNFFKQNKTIDGVNFFELCEALRNELKI, via the coding sequence ATGATAAGCATTGAACTTATAGAACATATTTTTAAAGCTGCTTCTATCAGCCGTTGGAATGATTATCCAAGAATGACAAATTTAGTTGAACTTGACAAACAAGCTCATAAATTCATCATTGCTTATTTCATCGCTAAAATGGAAGAAAATGTTGATATGAGGGTGATTATTGAGGGTGGAATTTTTGAATTTTTAAGTCGGGTTATGGTGACGGATATTCGTCCTGATGTGTATCATCAAATCGTGCGTCAAAAAAAAGATAAGATTAATGCTTGGGTTTTAAATCATATTGGAAGTATGGTAGAAAACATTGACGATGGAGAGTTTTTAAAACGTTTTGAAAATTATTTTAACTCCGATGCTTTTAGCAAAGAAAGATTGATTTTAAAAGCTGCTTCTTATTTTGCGACAAGATGGGAATTTAACATAGTCTATCAAACTTCAACTTTTTTGAGTGATATTGATGAGATTAAGGCTAAGGTTGAGGAGGAGCTTGAGGATTATTATGAGCTTATAGGTGCAAGAAAGATTGCTTTGAATCAAAAAATTGCTAAAATTATAGATTTAAGCGGACGCCTTCGTTTTCAAAAACGTTGGGCACAAACGCCAAGAATTCCAGAAACTGCGGTTTTAGGACATATGCTTGTGGTGGCTATTTTAGGATATTTTTATTCTCTTAAAATCAAGGCTTGTGATAAAAGATTAGAAAATAATTTTTATTGTGCCTTGTTTCACGATTTGCCAGAAAGTCTTACAAGGGATATTATAAGTCCTGTCAAATATGGCATAGAAGGACTTGATGAGATTATCAATGAATACGAAATAAAACTTATCAATGATAAAATTTTACCCTTCATTCCCGAAAAATTTAAGACAGAATTTTCTTATATTTTAGGTATGAGAGAGGACAGAAATAAAATGGGACATTTTATAAAAAATGAATTTGAAAATCGCACATTTAAAAATGCAAACATAGAGCTTTGTAGCGGAAGTTTGAACGCCTTTAATTTCGATGAATTTGGAGCGATTGATGGCAAAGCCTTGAAGTATTGCGACAAGCTTGCAGCTTTCATAGAAGCTGGACTTTCTATAAGCTATGGGGTTAAATCTAAAGAGCTTGAAAGTGGCTTTATGGATATGTTTAATTTTTTTAAACAAAACAAAACCATAGATGGAGTGAATTTCTTTGAACTTTGCGAAGCTTTAAGAAATGAGCTCAAAATTTAA
- a CDS encoding transcriptional regulator has protein sequence MIKKTKRDMAYYLDIDVSTLYNWRKHKPNLYRIVMLGFKFDELLEHSKKTYEDLLNLDKELKEKL, from the coding sequence GTGATAAAAAAAACCAAACGAGATATGGCGTATTATTTAGATATTGATGTGAGCACCTTATATAATTGGCGTAAGCACAAACCTAATCTTTACCGCATTGTTATGCTTGGTTTTAAATTTGATGAACTTTTGGAGCACAGCAAAAAGACTTATGAAGATTTGCTTAATTTGGATAAAGAATTAAAAGAAAAACTTTAA
- a CDS encoding hemerythrin domain-containing protein, giving the protein MQQKYQYISWTKDFSINNIELDKQHEAIIQIANDTAYTIHKLEQNPNSLELKKELKKITMRLFHYMKTHFTDEEEFMKDIEFPLFEEHRKAHMALANQARELLNHSNDIKHFAQKLEALVNDFVIKHFAQEDILLANFLDKALHINEVHFNLEQYIMLKTLQNKDIYNEKTYDYICSCSLENIYKVPESIHEELENSNKLIKCRHCEKVLVFLKEFDIKENYQSLKERFFSIIS; this is encoded by the coding sequence ATGCAACAAAAATATCAATACATCAGCTGGACAAAAGACTTTAGCATTAACAATATAGAGCTTGATAAACAACACGAGGCAATCATTCAAATTGCTAATGATACAGCTTATACCATCCATAAATTAGAGCAAAATCCAAATTCTTTAGAGCTTAAAAAAGAACTTAAGAAAATTACGATGAGATTGTTTCATTATATGAAAACTCATTTCACTGATGAGGAAGAATTTATGAAAGATATTGAATTTCCTTTATTTGAAGAACACAGAAAAGCTCATATGGCACTTGCAAATCAAGCCAGAGAATTATTAAATCATTCTAATGACATTAAACACTTTGCTCAAAAACTTGAAGCCTTAGTGAATGATTTTGTTATAAAACATTTTGCACAAGAGGATATATTGTTAGCTAATTTTTTAGATAAAGCACTTCACATTAATGAGGTGCATTTTAATTTAGAACAATACATTATGTTAAAAACTTTGCAAAATAAAGACATTTACAACGAAAAAACCTATGATTATATTTGCAGTTGTTCTTTAGAAAATATCTATAAGGTCCCAGAAAGCATACACGAGGAGCTTGAAAACTCAAATAAACTCATCAAATGTCGTCATTGCGAGAAAGTTTTAGTCTTTCTTAAGGAATTTGATATAAAAGAAAATTATCAAAGCCTAAAAGAACGATTCTTTAGTATCATAAGTTAA